CCCACGCGCCTGTCGCCGAAACCGAATCGCCGGGACTGATGAGCCGGGCCGCAAACACGTCGGCCTGTCGCTCGAACAGCCGACTCAGCAAGACGAAGCCGGTCAGGATGCCGACAATCAACGCCACTGAGACGATGCTGTCGATGACCAGCGTCGCCGTCACCTCGCTGGGTGGAAGGACCCAGCCGTACGCCAGATCGATCGGCCCCAGCGTCGTGAGCGAGGCCGCGACGAAGAAGATGAGGAACCACAGCACGTGCCGATGCCGGAGGTGCCCCAGCTCGTGCGCGAGGACGGCCTCGACGTGTTCGACCGGTAGCGAACGCAGCAGCAGGTCGCTCAAGAGCACGTACCGGAACCTCGGGACGATGCCGACGGCCAACGCATTGATGACACTGCCGCCCGTGTGCCAGACGCGGAGCAAGCCGGCCGGGCATTTGAGTGCGGTGCGTCGAACCAGGTCGTACAGCTGTCCGCCCGGGCCGTCGTCGTCGGCGATGGGTTCGGTCGGCAGGACACGTCGCACCACCGGCGGACCGATCGTGAGCGACGCGGCCAGAGCGAAGATCGTCAACAGCGCTGCTGCCAGCTCGCCCGTCGGGGCGAATGTCACCGACAGCAACAGGGCGATCGAATCTTTGACGAGCCAGAAGACCGCCAGCGGTGCGAGCGTCACCAGCAGCGTCGGCCGAAGTTCTGCGAGCCACCACTTTGCGAACGACACGCGGGCCTCGTCGGGCGAGCGACGTCGGACGATCGGCCACTCACCCGCGACGACAAGCGCCCAAGCCACGTACGCCGGTGCCGTTCCGACGACGACGGCCTTGGTGTCGAAGCCGTCGGTGCCTTCGCCCAGCCACGCGACGACCGTCCCCGGCCACCCCCCGGCGAAGCAGGCGATCGCGAAGGCGACGATCAACCACGGCAGCGACCAGATCGTCAGTGATCGCGCCCATCGCGGCGTCATCCGCAGCCGGTTGAGCGCACGCGCCCGCGCCAGCGACGCGATCCACGCAAACGCGGGAGCCACAAAACACAGAATCCACGTCCCAGCACCCGCCACCCATCCACCTACCGACTCCGTCGGCGCTGCCAGCCAGAGCAGCAGCGGAATCAGGACGAACAACCGTGGCATCGGGGCAATGGTCCGCGTTGACCGACGCGAGCGGAGAGGATCAACGATTCGCAGTGAGCGTCAGCGAGCCTCGGGTTTGATCAGAGAGGCTCGCTGACGCTCACCGCTAAGCAAAGAACCCACGCGACACACACGCGGTCGGTGCGCTCGACTTCAGAACGTGTGTCCCATCTTCTGACGCTTTGTCGCGAGATAAGCCGCGTTGTGTGCGCCCGGTTCGACGACGATGGGAAGTTGCTCGACGACTTCGAGACCGTGTCCCTCGATGCCGTAGATCTTCTTCGGGTTGTTCGTGAGAACGCGGAGCTTCTTGAGGCCCAAGTCCTTGAAGATCTGCACGCCGATGCCGTACTCGCGGCGGTCGGCGGGGAGGCCGAGCTTGAGGTTGGCTTCGACAGTGTCGAGCCCCTTGTCCTGCAGGCGATACGCGTGGAGCTTGTTGGTCAGCCCGATGCCGCGGCCTTCCTGACGGAGATAGAGCAGCACGCCGCGACCTTCCTGGTCGATGCGCCGCATGGCCAGGTCCAGCTGGTCGCCACAGTCGCACCGGCCGGAGCCGAAGATGTCGCCGGTGAGGCACTCGCTGTGGACGCGGACGATGGCGGGCGTCTCGGCTGGTATTGCCGAGCCGTCCGGACGCCGTTGGCCGATGTCGTCGCCTCGGACTAGCGCGAGGTGCGGCTGTTGGTCAATCGCCGAGTCGTAGGCGTGGAGCGTGAACTCGCCCCAGCGTGTCGGCAGGCGGATCGACTCGACGCGGGTGATCAGCGTCTCTCGCTCCGTGCGGTAGCGGATGATGTCCGCGACCGTGCACATCTTCAGGCCGTGCTTCTTGGCGAAGCGTTCGAGGTCGGGCCGGCGGGCCATCTCACCGTCGTCGCGCATGACCTCGATGCCCACGCCGACCGGCCGGAGCCCCGCGAGTCGGCAGAGGTCCGGAATGCCCTCCGTGTGCCCAGCGCGAACCAGCGTGCCACCTTCGCGTGCGCGGATCGGCTGGATGTGGCCCGGCCGGTCGAAGTCGTCGGCGTGCGCACGCGGATCGGCGAGGCGTCGGACGGTGGTCGCGCGTTCGGTGGCGCTCACGCCGGTCGTGATGCCGAAGTCGGCGGTGGCGTCGACGGTGACGGTGTAGGCCGTGCCGCGCTGAGCCGTGTTGACGCCCGACTGCGGCTGGAGCTTGAGCCGGTCGGCCGTCTCGCCGTCGACCGCGACGAACAGCATGCCGCGGCCTTCCTTGACCATGAAGTTGATCATGGTCGGCGTGACGAACTCCGCGGCGGCGATGATGTCGCCCTCGTTCTCACGGTCCTCGTCGTCGACGAGGATCACCATCTCGCCTTGACGAAGGGCGTGCAGGCAGTCGTCAATGCTGTCGAACGGCATGACCGACAGTATGCGCTGCAGGAACCGTGTTTGTTTCGGGCTTTGGTGCCAACTGGCTCCGTAGAGAGCGACTGAAGTCGCTCAGCAAGCTACGGGTCGAGGGCGTAGCGGCACTTTTGACGATCTCCAACCGCGTAGAGCGGGTGGTTGCGGGGGACGTCGACGGTCTCGACCAACCGTCCGCCGAGGTGCTCGATGGTGCGTCGGCTGGCGACGTTGTCGGGGTTGCAGGTCAGCCAGACGGGGTCGAGGCCGTGGGCTTTGGCGAG
This window of the Planctomycetota bacterium genome carries:
- a CDS encoding M48 family metalloprotease — encoded protein: MPRLFVLIPLLLWLAAPTESVGGWVAGAGTWILCFVAPAFAWIASLARARALNRLRMTPRWARSLTIWSLPWLIVAFAIACFAGGWPGTVVAWLGEGTDGFDTKAVVVGTAPAYVAWALVVAGEWPIVRRRSPDEARVSFAKWWLAELRPTLLVTLAPLAVFWLVKDSIALLLSVTFAPTGELAAALLTIFALAASLTIGPPVVRRVLPTEPIADDDGPGGQLYDLVRRTALKCPAGLLRVWHTGGSVINALAVGIVPRFRYVLLSDLLLRSLPVEHVEAVLAHELGHLRHRHVLWFLIFFVAASLTTLGPIDLAYGWVLPPSEVTATLVIDSIVSVALIVGILTGFVLLSRLFERQADVFAARLISPGDSVSATGAW
- the ribA gene encoding GTP cyclohydrolase II is translated as MPFDSIDDCLHALRQGEMVILVDDEDRENEGDIIAAAEFVTPTMINFMVKEGRGMLFVAVDGETADRLKLQPQSGVNTAQRGTAYTVTVDATADFGITTGVSATERATTVRRLADPRAHADDFDRPGHIQPIRAREGGTLVRAGHTEGIPDLCRLAGLRPVGVGIEVMRDDGEMARRPDLERFAKKHGLKMCTVADIIRYRTERETLITRVESIRLPTRWGEFTLHAYDSAIDQQPHLALVRGDDIGQRRPDGSAIPAETPAIVRVHSECLTGDIFGSGRCDCGDQLDLAMRRIDQEGRGVLLYLRQEGRGIGLTNKLHAYRLQDKGLDTVEANLKLGLPADRREYGIGVQIFKDLGLKKLRVLTNNPKKIYGIEGHGLEVVEQLPIVVEPGAHNAAYLATKRQKMGHTF